GAAAAAATATCTTGGAACTCGTTCCGAGGCAAATGTAGAAGCTATTGCCCGTTTCAGGAGTTGGTTGCTTATTGAGAAGAAAGGAATAAATATATCAATTCAATCTCCAAAAGGAAAAGAACTAAAGATATGGCATGGTAGCCCGAAATATGATAAGCAACCCGTGTTTGTCTCAAATACGGATAAATCCATTTTAATATCGGAAGTAAAACTAAGAGAGAACGGATTCAAAGGCGATTTAGTTATTCAGCTTTTCGATGGGAAGCAACTAATTGATGAGAGAGTTCTTCAAGGAACACTGAGCGCAGGCAAAGAGGTACCAATAGAATACTTTTCTTTATCTAAAGGACTTACCTCTTATTCAGGAAAAGGAATGGAGGCTCAGTTATTGCGTGAACAGGATTTGCTAACCGTTAAGATGAAAGATGCTGATGAAATAGTTATTTCCTTGAAGGACCGAAAGAATTTTAAACCGATCATTTTGAGAGAACCTTCTAAAACATTCCGCACATTAGAAACTTTTGACCGTTATGAGGGAGACTTTGTGATCATTGCCCGGAAAAACAATGTTGTTGTAGACAGTACAAATCTGAATATGCCTTATGGATACCCGAGATTGGCATCAAAAGAGGAAACAACTGACTTGGCTAAATCTGCTTCTCAGGAAATGGTATATGTACCTGGCGGAAAGTTCCGTTTTATTGCTAAACATATTGGCGATTGGATGATTAAATATCCGGTAGAAGATACTGCGAAAGTGTTTTCGGTAAAATCCTTTTATATGGATAAGCATCCGGTGACAAACGTTCAGTACAAACAATTCATGGAGGCTACCCATTATCAGCCTAAAGACACTGAAAACTTCCTGAAGCATTGGGAAAATGGAAAAATTGCGCCTGGGGAAGAAAACAATCCTGTGACATTTGTTTCGTATGAGGATGCTAAAGCATACGCCAAATGGGTAGGTAAACGTTTGCCAACTGAAAAAGAATGGCAGTATGCTGCTCAGGGTGAAGATGGTCGATTGTATCCGTGGGGAGATAAGATGGATTCTTTAAAGTGCAATACAGGCAATGGTCGATTAGATTGCATTGGAAAATATCCCCAAGGAGCAAATCAATTGGGAATTGAAGAACTTACCGGATCAGTATGGCAAATGACAAATGATTTATATAGTAATACATGTGTGGATTTCATTATTCTTAAAGGTGGTTCTTATTTTACTCCTCGGTCTAGTTGGTGGTACGTAACCGGAGGTGCATTGCCTTTGACTTTCCGCCAGCAGTGGCTTCGTGTTTCCCAGGGGTATGAAAGGAATGCCACGGTTGGTTTCCGGCTGGTAAAGGATGCCAATTAGTCGATCCACAAATTGGCTTCCTAAAATCCTCCTAAAAAGAAAAAATAATAGATTTAAAAGCTTAATAACATGAAGAAACTAGGATTAATTATCGGGATTATCTTATTTGTTAGTTGTTCCGCCAATAGAAAGGGAGCCGGATTTATTTCGGATTCCGGTTTGAAGCAAAGTAATTTTCAGACAGTGGTAAATGGCAAGAAAGTCTCTTTATATGTTCTGAAGAATAAGAATAAAATGGAAGTGTGTCTGACAAACTTTGGAGGACGTATTGTTTCAATCATGGTGCCTGACAAAGAAGGGAAAATGAGAGACGTTGTTTTGGGTTTCGATTCTATTCAGGATTATATTAAATATCCAACTGATTTCGGAGCAAGCATCGGTCGTTATGCCAACCGTATAAACAAAGGGCAGATTACCATAGACGGAGTGAAATATCAACTGCCTCAAAATAACTTCGGGCACTGTCTGCATGGAGGTTTTAAAGGTTTTCAGTATCAGATTTACGATGCCAGGCAAATTAATGACCAGAAGATTGAATTTAGCTATTTATCCAAGGATATGGAAGAAGGATTTCCAGGTAGTCTGACTTGTAAGGTTACTTTTACCCTGACTGACGACAATGCAATTGATATCCAGTATGAAGCAACGACCGATAAGAAAACAGTCGTGAATATGACAAATCACGCTTACTTCAATCTGGACGGTGATCCTTCTAAGTCAAATTCCGACTATTTATTGACGATTAATGCAGATTCGTATACTCCGGTTGACAGTACCTTTATGACCACCGGGGAAATCCTTCCGGTAAAGGGCACAGATATGGATTTCAGAGTTCCGACAGCTATTGGAACCAGAATTAATGATACCAGTTTTGTACAGCTTAAGAATGGTC
The Bacteroides sedimenti genome window above contains:
- a CDS encoding aldose epimerase family protein, with translation MKKLGLIIGIILFVSCSANRKGAGFISDSGLKQSNFQTVVNGKKVSLYVLKNKNKMEVCLTNFGGRIVSIMVPDKEGKMRDVVLGFDSIQDYIKYPTDFGASIGRYANRINKGQITIDGVKYQLPQNNFGHCLHGGFKGFQYQIYDARQINDQKIEFSYLSKDMEEGFPGSLTCKVTFTLTDDNAIDIQYEATTDKKTVVNMTNHAYFNLDGDPSKSNSDYLLTINADSYTPVDSTFMTTGEILPVKGTDMDFRVPTAIGTRINDTSFVQLKNGHGYDHNWVLNTKGDITRKCASLKSPKTGIVLNVFTNEPGIQVYAGNFLDGTLTGKKGITYKKRASVCLETQKYPDTPNKPNWPSALLKPGEKYFSHCIYKFSVEH